The Microbacterium oleivorans genome contains the following window.
CCACACCGGGCCGGGGGCGACGACGTTGACCCGGATGCCGCGGGGCGCGAGCTGCTGCGACAGGCCCTTCGAGAAGTTGTTGATGGCGGCCTTCGTCGCGGCGTAGTCGAGCCGGTCGGGCGCGGGTTTGTACGCCTCGAGGGATGCGGTGTTGATGATCGAGGCTCCGGCGGGCAGGTGCGGCAGCGCGGCCTTGGTGATCCAGAAGTTGGCGAAGACATTGGTGTGGAAGGTCTCGGCGAACTGCTCGTCCGAGAGGTCTTCGAGCCGGTCGACGGCCACCTGCTTGCCCGCGTTGTTGACGAGGATGTCGATGCCGCCCAGGAACTCGGCGGCCTCCGCTACGAGCGCGCGACAGGCGTCGGGGTCGGAGATGTCGCTGGCGATGGCGTGACCGCGGACGCCTGCCTCGGCGATGAGGCCGAGGATGCGGTCGGCGTCGCGCTGCTCGGCGGGCAGATGCACGATGACGACATCCGCCCCCTCGCGTGCGAAGGCGATCGCCGTGGCGCCGCCGATGCCGGAGTCGCCGCCGGTGATCAACGCCTTGCGGCCGAACAGACGACCGGAGCCGCGGTAGGTCTCCTCACCCAGATCGGGAACCGGGTCCATGTCGGCTTGGACCCCCGGCTCGGGCTGGTGCTGCACGGGCGGCTCGACCCGCGCATATCGGGTGATCGGGTTGTCGAAGGTGTACTGATCGCTCTGTTCCACGCGCTCACGCTAAATCTCGCCGATCGGCCACGCGAACGCTTGCGAAAGTCAGGAGGTGGGCGTAGTGCCCTCGACGAGCGCGAGCGCCGTCTGCAGCGCGTCGCCGGCCCCGGCGGCATCCACCCGCACCAGGACGAAGGCCGACACCACGAGCCCGGTGCAGGCGTCGGCCAGCAGGCCGCGCTCGAATTCGTCGAGCTCCGGGCGGCGTGCGGCCACACCGCGGCCGAAGGCCGATCGAAGCTCGGCCCGGTAGTCGGCGACGACCCGGGCGACGGTCTCGTCTCGGGCGATCGGCGCGGCGGCGGTGTTCACCAGCAGACATCCGCTCGAGGCCGGAAGCGAACCCGGACGCATGAGCGCGGCGTGCAGGCCCGAGAGGTACTCCCCTAAGGCCGCGGGCGCCACGTCCTCGGCGCGCAAGGGCGCCAGACGCGGGCGGATCACCTCGTCGAGGTAGCTGTCGACTGCGGCGTCGAACAGCCCGCGCTTCGATCCGAAGCCGTGATAGATGCTCGACCTGCTCAGCCCCGTCACCCGCTCGAGATCGGGCAGCGCGGCGCCCTCGTATCCCTGATCCCAGAAGACGGAGCGTGCGGCGCGGACGACGTCGGCCCGCACGTAGGTCTGTGTTCGGCCCATCGGAAGCCCCTTTTGTGTATCGACCGGTTCAGTATATATTGAACCGGTCGATACAGAAATACGCGGCCTCGACCGCGGGAAAGGCGGCGCTCATGGTCATCATCGGTCTCGCGCTCGCGGGTCTCGCGGCCCTCGTCCACGTCTACATCTTCTATCTCGAGTCCATCGCGTGGACCGGCGCTCGGGCTCGCGCGACGTTCGGCAGCGGCACGGCGGAACAGGCGCAGACGCAGAAGGCGCTCGCCTTCAACCAGGGCTTCTACAACCTGTTCCTCGCCATCGCCGCCCTGCTCGGCATCGCTCTCCTCGCCACCGGTCAGACCGAGGTCGGCGCGACGCTCGTGTTCACCGGGGCCGGCTCGATGGTGGCCGCGAGCCTCGTGCTGATCCTGTCCGACCCGTCGAAGGCGTCGGCCGCCCTCAAGCAGGGCGTCATCCCCGCTCTCGCCATCGCCAGCCTCATCATCGGTCTCGCCACCTCCTGAGACCACCCCGATCCCCACGAAGGAGCCATGTGAACAACGACACGAGCACGCAGATCCGTCTCGCCCGCCGCCCCGAGGGGTGGCCGACCCCCGACGACTTCACCGTCGCCACCGTCACGCTCGACGAGCCGGCTCCCGGCGAGGTGCGCGTGGCCAACGCGTTCGTCTCGGTCGACCCGTACATGCGCGGTCGCATGAACGACGTGCGCAGCTACGTGCCGCCGTACGCATTGGGTGACGTCATCGCCGGAGGGGCCATCGGACGCGTGGTGGCGTCGGCCTCCGACGCGCTTCCGGTGGGCACCGTCGTGCTGCACCAGCACGGCTGGTCGGATGTCGTCCAGGCCGATGCGTCGACCTTCCGTGCGGTCGCCGAGCTTCCCGGCGTTCCCCTCTCGGTCCGGCTTCACATCCTCGGGATGACCGGGCTCACGGCATACGTCGGATTGACCGCGATCGCGCGGTTGCAGCCGGGAGACACCGTCTTCGTCTCGGGCGCCGCCGGCGCCGTGGGCACCGCGGTCGGCCAGATCGCGAAGCTGCTCGGTGCGGGCCGGGTCATCGGCTCGGCCGGCTCGGCCGAGAAGGCGGCGCTGCTGACGGCGAAGTACGGCTACGACGCGGCGCTCGATTACAAGGACGCACCCGTCCGCGAGCAGCTCGCGACGCTCGCGCCCGAGGGCGTCGACGTCTTCTTCGACAACGTCGGCGGCGACCACCTCGAGGCGGCGCTGGACGTGATGAACACCGGTGGACGCATCGCGCTGTGCGGAGCCATCGCCGGGTACAACTCGACCGAGAAGTCCCCCGGCCCCGACAACATGGCCAACATGATCACGCGGGGCCTCTCGGCCACCGGCTTCACCCTCGGGTCGTACCTGCACCTGTCGCCGGAGTTCACCGAGAGGATGACCGGCTGGTTCGCCGAGGGCCGCATCGCCTATGACGAGACGATCGTCGACGGCATCGAGAACACCGTCGAGGCGTTCCTGGCGATGATGCGCGGAGCGAACACCGGCAAGATGCTCGTCCGCATCCCCGAGGCCTGACCCGCCCCCGCGACCGACGAAAGGCGGTGATGCCGAGAGCATCACCGCCTTTCGCGTCCGAGGATGCGGCCGTCAGCCGGTGGCGACGGTGAGGATGGTGTCGGTCGTCGGACGGTGGCGCGTGGGGCGGGTGCGCGGGGGTGCCGATGAGCCGGCTGCGGCGTCGATGAATGCGCCCAGCACCTCGGGTGTCGGCAGATCGACCCAGAGGCGGATGCTGCCCGGCTCGGTCCCGGTGCCCGACACCAACGCCGCCCCGCCGAGGCGGTCGAGGAGCGGCGCGAGCTGCCGGGCGCGCACGTCCGAGATCTGCCCGACCACGCGGCCGCGGGCGTACACCGCGATCGCGGTGGGATTGCGGCGGTCGCGTCGCTGGCGCCGGATGACGTAGAGACGCTCGCCTCGGATCTGGCGCTGACGGTCGTTCACGATGAAGTGGGTGCGCTCGATGCGCGACCGCTGCGACTCGAGACCCCGCAGGTCGGGCACGCTCTCGTGGGAGTGAGCGCCGAGCGACAGCAGATCTCGGACACGTTCCCACCAGAGGTTCATCGTGCCCACCCTACGGACGCGGTCCCGTGATTCCGCCGGGGCGGCGGGCGGGCGAGGTCGCCGACATCAGTGCGCCGCGACCTGCGGCGCGGCTTCGACGGGTTCGGGCTTGCGGACGAAGAAGGTCAGCGCCACGGCGACCGAGGCGATCACCGCACCCGTGAAGAAGGCGGTGTGCACGCCGCTCGCGGTCGCCGAGACGGCGGCCGCTCCGCCCGCGGCCGCTGCGGCCGCCCCCACCGACATGAGCGTCACGAACAGGGCGGTGCCCGCCGCACCCGCCACCTGCTGGAGGGTGCTCACGGTCGCACTGCCGTGCGAGTACAGACGCGCCGGCAGCGAACCGAGCGCCGAGGTGAGCAGCGGTGTGAAGACGCAGCCGAGGCCGAGGTTCAGGGTCATGTGCACGGCGATGATCCATCCGATCGAGGTCTCGGTGCCGAAGGTGGTCATGCCCCACAGCGCCGCCGCGGCGACGATCATGCCCGGGATGACCAGCGGGGTCGGTCCGAATCGGTCGAACAGCGCACCAACGACGGGTGCGATCAGCCCCATCAGCACACCGCCGGGAAGCAGCATGAGACCCACGGTCAGAGTGTCGAGCCCCAGGACCTGCTGCAGGTAGAGCGGCAGCAGGATGAGCGAGCCGAACAGCGCCGACATCACCACGACCACCAGCACGACGGCGAGGCTGAACGACCGCGAGCGGAAGGTCCGGAGGTCGAGCAGCGCAGCGTCCTGCTTCTGCAGCGCGAGCTGGCGGACAACGAACGCCGCGAGCGAGAGGGCGCCGACGACGAGCGGGATCCACACCGGCACCGGGGCGTGCCCGGCGGCCGATTCGCCGATCGAGCTCAGCCCGAAGATGAGTCCGCCGAATCCGACGGCCGAGAGGATGACCGACGCGACGTCGAAGCGCGCCTCGCGCGTCTCGGTGACGTTCTTGACCCAGATGGCGCCGAGAGCGAGGGCCAGCAGGGCGATGGGGAGGACGAGCCAGAACATCCAGCGCCAGTCGAGCACCGACAGGATCAGCCCCGAGACGGTGGGGCCGATCGCCGGCGCCACCGCGATCACGATGCTGATGACGCCCATCATGCGCCCGCGGCGCGAGGGCTCGACGACGTTGAGCACCGTCGTCATCAGCAGCGGCATCATGATCGCGGTGCCCGACGCCTGCACGACGCGTCCGGTCAACAGCATCCCGAAGCCGGGCGCCAGGGCCGCGATCAGGGTGCCCGCGGCGAAGAGGGTCATCGCGGTGAAGAAGATGCGTCGCAGCGGGAACCGCGCGAGCAGGTAGCCGGTGAGCGGGATCACCACGGCCATCGTGAGGAGGAAACCGGTAGTCAGCCACTGCGCCGTCGCCGCGGTGATGTCGAGATCGACCATCAGTCGCGGCAGGGCGACGCCCATGATCGTCTCGTTGAGGATGACGACGAACGCCGACGCCACGAGCAGGGCGATGACGGGTCCGGTGCGCACCGCCGGGGTCACGACGGCGGTGTTCAGGGGAACGGATGCGGTGGAGGGATGCTGCTGCTCAATTGTCACCGACTGATCATATGTCAGTCACTGCCATCTTGTCGCTGTGAGACAATAACGTCATGGAGCCGAAACACGAGGAGGCGCCCGAGGACGAGCAACGCGCCGGTCTGCGCGAACGTCGTCGTCGTGAGACGCAACGCGAGCTGTCGGACGCCGCCCTCGATCTCTTCGAGGAGCGCGGCGTGCACGGCACCACCGTCGACGACATCGCCCGGCGCGCCGGCACGTCCCAGCGCACCTTCTTCCGGTACTTCCCGACGAAGGAGGCCGCCGTCTTCGCCAGCGCCGACGACTCCGCCCGTGTCGTCGACGACGCCATCGAGGCCGTTCGCGGCGGCGCGTCCATCGTCGAGGGCATCGAGCGCGGCTGGCTGCGACTGCTCGACCACCTCGATGAACACCCCGACGAGCACCTCCGCACCCTGCGTGTGCGACGAGTCGTCGGCAGCGAGCCCTCGCTGCTCGCGCTCGCCCTCTGCAACGAGGCCGAGCAGGTCGAGCAGCTGATGCAGGCGGCCGTGCAGGCGACCGACCGCGAGACCGACATGGTCGCGGTGCGCGCCGCGGTCTCGACCCTCGCGCTGATCCTCCGCCTGACCTTCGACGAGTGGGCTCGCCGTGCGGAACTGAACGAGCGAGCGAGCATCCGTCGGATCTACAGCGAAACACGGCGGGGTGTCGCGGCGATCGCACGAGACCTCGAAGGCGAACCGCGTCGCGTCGGCTGAACGGATCGGCCGACGCCCCGGCCCGCATCGAGCGGGTCGCGGCGGCCCGTTCCCGCGGTCAGCGCACGTCGGAGGTGCGCAGGCGCCGGTGAGCCACCGGCGCTCGTGTCCCCCGCCGACGCGTGCGCCCGGTGGTCGGTCGCGATGCGGCGGGACGCGCGGCGGCCGCGACAGCGGCGGCGGCGGCCGCGGGCGAGGCGTGGATGCCGAGGTCGGCGCCGTGGCCGCTCTCGGCATCGAAGGTGGCCGGAGCGACACCGGTGGTCACGAACCCGGCGTACTGACCGTCGAGAGTGGCGACGAAGAAGTCGTCGTCGGCCTGACGCCAGGTGAGCGCGGGCGCGGAAGAAGAAAGAGAAGAGAGCACGAGGGCCTTAGAACGAGGGGCGCACAGATCGGTGCGCGCGAAAAGATGGGGGCTGGATGTTCCAGTGATCACGTCAGACGATCTGCTCGACGGTGAGCCAGACAAACGACGCACGAGTCCCGGAGGGACCTGTCTACGTTAGCACGGAGCTTCGAGGCAGGGGCCGTGGCCAGTCACGAGCGCCAGCGGGCGAAGGTGGCGCGCAGTCGCGTCGTCGCGCCTTCGACGAAGAGAGGATGCCGTCGGTACCAGGCGATGTGGGCTTCGGCGACCTCGGCGGGGTCGATCTCGACGCCGCCGACGAGCCAGTGCGGGTGCGGCTCGTCGGACAGGCCCCACGCATCCACCACCCACGGCTCGAGGGGAGCCCGCACCGAGTTCAGCAGCGGCCTGCCCGGATCGGTGGGCTCGCCCGCGTCACCCAACGCGTCGAGCACACGCTCGCCCAGCGGCATCCAGATCGGGTTGCCGGGGTGATTGACCGTCCTCATGAGCTCGGCCGAGGTGGGATGCAGCAGATCCGAGACCGCGACGTCGATGTCCTGTTCGCGCCGGCGCAGCTCGGCGAGCGAGTCGTCCGCCGTGGCCAGGACTCCCTCGCGATCGAGAGCGTCGCGGACGGGAAGCCCGATGAGCGCAGCCAGGGTGCGGACGTCGTGGTATGCCACCACCGGCGGGACCTCGTCGACCCCCGGCACGTGGAGCGCCGCCTGGAACGGGTGGAGACCGGCGTAGCGAACCACCGGAAAGGTCACGAGAGCGGCCGTCGCCGGGAGGGACGCCGCCAGCTGCCGCGTGCCGAGCGGCAGCCCGTGGTAGTCCTCGCGCACGGGCTGGGCGACCAGGAACGAGGCACGACGCAGAAGCGCGTGCAGGCGTTCGGCATCCGCCGCCGTCATCTCGTGGACGGCGGGGACGCGGACCGTCGGGCGATCGGGGGCATCGAGGACGATCCGCAGCGATTCGGCCTGGCAGTTGCCCACCACGACCCCGAAGCCGTCGGGAAGCTCGTGGTCGCGCTGCGCTGTCGACACGGGAGGCATCCCTTCACTGTGGCGGCGACGCCGCGTCCGCGAAGCCCTTTGCGCTCACGCCGCGCCGTGCGGTAGTGCGGCCGCTCGGGCGCGGTGTCGACGGACGCCGTCACGGTTGGCGCACCGGACCGAGCAGTAGCGCTGCCGCCCGTTGCGCGTGATGTCGACCACGACATTTCGGCACGGGTCGCCCGGGGCGTCCCCCGCGGCACACCTGCCGAGCCGGTCCATCCCGCGCGTCGTGAGATGGAGGGCCGTCCCCACCGCGATCACCGCACCCAGCACCTGCGGCAGGCGCTGGTCGTCGTCGCGGTAGTGCAGGTGCCACCCGCCGTCGTGATCGGTCAGCCGGGGGTAGGCGGTCGCCTCCGCCATCCGACGGTTCAGGAGGGCGGCGCGGTGCTCGGCGGTCGGCGCATCGACGACGTCGAGCCAGCCGTCGACGACCAGCCGGGTGCGATCCAGATCGGAGTCCGACGCGGGCGCGTACACCGCCGTCATCCCGAACTCGTACGAGCGCTCCACGACGCCGTCGCGGTCTGCGGGCCAGTCGTTCGCAAGCGACGCCGCCAGCATGACCGCGTACTCGCCGTAAGGGTTGAGTTGCATAAGGGCATTACAACACGATCGGAGCATGACCTCATCCGCCGCCACCCGAACCCCTCCCGAGCGCAACGCCTCGACGCACGCGACAGCCGTCCGATCCGCATCGGAATCGCACGAGCACGGTTGGATCACCGAGTCGTCGCACCGCACCTCGGACGGCACGATCCGGTACGTGCGGTGCGCGATCTGCAATGCGCGTCGCGTCGACGCCGATGCGATCGACGCCGCGGCGCCGGTCGCCGCGAGCCGCGAGATCCGTCAGCCGATTTCACCCGGATGAGTGAGACGCCACCACGCGGTGGGCGGCTCGATCATGCCCTCGAGGACGACCGGCGTGCTGTCGGTCTCGGGGCCGGCCGTCCAGGTGACCTCGCCGATCGTCTCGCCGTCGACCCACTCGACCGGCTCACGGTGCTGCATCTCGACGACGATCGGCGTATCGGACCACGTCAGCAGCGAGGCGCCCTCTGCGAGCACGACGTCGAGGCTGCTCCCCCAGGCCGTCGTGTAGGTGCCGATCCGCTGACCGGGCTGCGCGAGGGCCGTGCGGTGGAAGCCCGCGGCCAGGCGCTGCAGCACACCTGCCGCGCTCGCGCCCACCGCCTGCTGCGAAGCGCCGCCGAGCGCCACCCCGATCACACGCAACGGCTCCGCCGTGCCGACATCGACCGTCGCGCTGTAGAGGAGGTTGGACCCGCTGTCCTCGAGCGTCCCGGTCTTCAGGCCGTCGATGCCCATCTCGCCCAACATGCGGTTGGTGTTCGCCAGCGGCCCCGTCGCCGGGAACGACACGGACGGCGTCGCGGCGATGGCCGACACCGTCGGGTCCGCCTTCGCCAGCCGGCCCAGGGCGATCAGGTCGGTCGGCGTGCTCGTGTTGCGCGGGTCGAGGCCCGTCGGCTCGACGATGGTCGTGCGCTCGAGGCCGCGTGCCGACAACCATCGGTCCGCGGCGCGGCGATACCCGTCGACGGAGCCGAAAGCCCAGACAGCGATCACCTCGGCGTAGTTGCTCGCCGAAGGCACGAGCATCGTCGCGAGGGCGTCGCGCAGCGACATCGAGCTCCCCGCGGGCATCGCCGCGATCGTCGCATCCCGGACGAAATACGCGTCGTACAGCGCGTGGTCGGCACGGTCGAAGGTCAGCGTCGGGCCGACGTCGGAGGCGTCGGCGAGAGGGAACGCGTCGAGCACCACGAGGGCGGTGACGAGCTTGGTGATGCTCGCGATCGGGCGCGGCTCGTCGTCACCGTAACGTGCCCAGACACCCGCAGCCTCCGGTCCCAGGTAGGCCTCGGCCCCCGCCACCGACAACGCGGCGACGCCGTCGGGGGCGAAGCGGATGTCGGCGGCCGGCGGAGCGGCCGGCGCCGACGGCGCGGTGATGGCCGCCAGCGGCGCTCGCAGCGGCGCGTTCAACGCCCAGGCCGCGTACCCGGCAGGCGGCGCGAGCACGACGACGGCGACCACGGCCGAGGCGATGAGTCCCCGACGGCGACGGCGACGCCGCGCCGCCGGGTCGATGGCCCGCGCCGCGCGGTCGGTGGCCCCGCCACCACGGAGCATCTCCGCGAACTCGACGAGATCATCGCCGTCCCGTGTGCGTTCCTCCATCGAGACCCCCTCCTGCGTGCACCATCTTCACGCAAACGTCATCCTCACGGATGATTCCGGATCTTCAGCAAACCCATAGTCTGAGGGCGTTCTCGTATCAAGGGGGTTGCACGTGCACCGGAACACGCTTCGATGGGCGGCACCGGCCGTCGTCGGTCTGGTCTTCATTCTCGCCGGCTGCACGGGCGGCGACCCCGCCACGCCCGACGACGAGATCTCACCGCTGGGCGAATACTTCTCGGCCTTCTACGGCGGCGACCTCAGCGAAGAGGAGCAGCAGGCGAAGTTCGAGGCCGACGACAAGCAGCGCGAAGAGCTCATGGCGCAGTGCATGCAGGACGAGGGATTCGAGTACATCCCCGTCCCCACGTCGGGCGCGGTCTTCAGCTCCGGCGAGGAGTGGAAGCCCGACGATCGCGAGTTCGTATCGCAGTGGGGCTACGGCGCCGTCGAGTACCCGGGCGCCGACGAGCAACCCGATCCGGAGCAGACCACCACCGACCCCAACTCGGAATACGTCATGAGCCTGTCGGAGTCGGAGCAGACCGCCTATTACGAGGCCCTCTACGGCCCCACTCCGAGCGAGGACGAGATGTCGGAGGACGGCTCGTACGAGTACAACTGGGAGACGGCCGGCTGCAGCGGCTGGGCGAGCCACGAGATCAGCGGCGACGACCCGCTGCAGTCCGACGAGTTCGCCGACGTGATGGATGCCATCAACGCCTTCTACGAGAACTCCGCCACGCTCCCGGCCATCGCGGAGCTCGACCGCGAGTGGGCCTCGTGCATGGACGGCGCCGGCTACCCCGGCTTCGCCTCGCAGGCCGACGCGCAGAACTCGATCTACGACGAGCTGAACGCCCTGTGGAGCGAGAACACCTCCGAGACCGGCCCCGACGAAGCAGCGATGGACGAGATCCACGAGCGCGAGGTCGAGCTCGCTCTCGCCGACCTCGACTGCCGCGAGGAGACCGACTACCGCGCGAAGTACCAGGATGCGCAGTTCGAGGCCGAGGAGCAGTTCATCGCCGACCACAAGACCGAGCTCGACGCGATGAAGGCGGCGGCTGAGCAGGCTCGTTCGTGACGGGCGGCCGGTCGTCGGGCTCCGACTCCCCAGGGTCCGACGACACCTTCGATGAGCTCATCGGCGACCCGGCTCCCGAGGTCGACGTCGCACCGGAGGAGGAAGCGGCCGTCGACGGCAGCGCGGTGGAGCCCGCTCCGGGCCGCCTCGGCGTCTGGCGCTCGGTGGTCTCGCGCAACCGGGCGCTGTGGATCACGGCCGCCGTCGCCGTGGTCGCGCTCGTGGGCGGCCTGCTGCTCGGACGATTCGTGATGGCGCCCGCCTCGGCCGCCTCCGACGACGCCCCCGCGCCCGGCCTGGTGACGGTGCCGGTCGAGTTCGGAGCGCTCAGCAACGACGTCACCATCCGCAGCGACGTCGGCTTCGCCGACCCCGTGGAGGTCATGATCGACACCTCCACGATCTCCGGACCCGCCGTGGTCACCGGGCAGGTGCCCGAGATCGGTGCCGAGCTCGGGCCCTTGTCGGTCGCCCTGGAGGTCGCCGGCCGCCCGGTGATCACCCTCCCCGGCGAACTGCCCGCCTACCGCACCCTTCGGTTCGGCGTCTCGGGGCCTGATGTCGCGCAGTTCAAGGAGGCGATGCGCGACGTCGGGATCGACGCCGGCGACCCCGGCAACGACGTCTTCGACGAGCAGGCGTCGAACGCCGTCACGGCCCTCTATGCCGCGGTCGGCTACACCGGCCCCGAGTCGGAGGAGGACGGCGAGAGCTCGGTCCGCGCCGCGCAGGAGGGCGTCCGCGGGGCGGAGCAGGCTCTGTCGAGCGCTCGCACCGCCCTCGCCTCGGCCGGTCGCGACGGCAACGCGATCGCGCGCGCCGATCTCGACATCGCGAACGCCCGAGCCGTGCTGCAGGGCGCCCGCGACAACGGAGCGCCGTGGGACGAGATCGTCGCGGCCCAGAACCAGGTCGCTACCGCCGAGCTGGCGCGGGAGCAGTTGAATGCGGCGCCCGACACCAGCGCGGAGCGTGCCGCCGTCGAGTCGGCGCAGTCGCAGCTCTCGCAGGCGCAGGACGACCTGGCGCGAGCACGACAGCAGGCGCTCCCCGCACTGCCCGCCGGCGAAGTCCTGTACCTCACCGAGCTCCCGCGCCGCGTCGACGCGGTCGCCGCCGAGCGCGGCGGCATCCTGTCGGGGGCGGCGATGACGGTCTCGGGCGCGACCGTGGCCCTCACCGGCTCGGCCGCCGAGGCCGACGCGAAGCTGCTCCAGGTCGGTGCGACCGCGACGTTCGCCCTCCCCGACGGTGCGGAGCACACGGCCACCGTCACCGAGGTCGCCCCGGGCGCCGACGGCGAGAGCCGCTGGCAGGTGACGCTGCAGCCGGCGGAGCTGTCGGCCGATCAGATCGTGCAGCTGCAGGGAACCAATGTGCGCGTCGTGATCGCCGTCGGCGCCACCGCGGGCGACGTGCTGAGCGTGCCCGCCGCGGCGCTGACTGCCGGTCCCGGCGGTGAGACGCGCGTGGAGGTCGTCGAAGGCGACCCGCGGGACCCGGACGCCCGCACCCGGCTGGTGGTCGTGGAGACCGGCTTGTCGGCGGGTGGCGCCGTCGAGGTGCGACCGACCGAGGGCGAGCTCGCAGCGGACGACCTCGTCGTGGTCGGGCGATGACGACGGTGACCGAGGGCCTGACCGGCACGGGCACCGCGCCCGACGTCATCCGTTCGGATGACGTTCCGCCGGTGATCGAGCTGCGCGACGTGACCCGTTCGTTCCCGGGGCCCCCCGAGGTGCAGGCGCTGAAGGGGATCAACCTCACCGTCGCGGACGGCGACTACGTCTCGATCGTCGGGCCCAGCGGCTCGGGCAAGTCGACGATGCTCAACATCCTCGGTCTCCTCGACCGCCCGACCGTGGGCGAGTACCGTCTGGCGGGCGAGCTCACCGGCGGCTACAGCGAGGACGAGCGCGCGGCCGTGCGAGCGCGACGGCTGGGGTTCGTCTTCCAGGCGTTCCATCTCATGCCGCGCCGCACGGTTCTCGAGAACGTCATGCTCCCGATGCTGTACAGCGGCACACCGCGCGGCGAGCGCGGCGACCGCGCCCAGGCCGCGCTCGAACGCGTCGGCCTCGGTCATCGCGTCGACTTCCTGCCCGGACTCCTCTCGGGGGGTGAGCGCCAGCGTGTCGCCGTCGCCCGGGCCGTCGTGACGCAGCCGCGGGTGATCCTGGCGGATGAGCCGACCGGCAACCTCGACCAGGCGACGACCGCCGACATCATGGCGCTGTTCGAAGAGCTCAACGCGGGCGGTCTCACCTTCGTCGTCATCACCCACGACCAGCACGTCGCCGATCGCGCGGCGCGCCGCATCCGCATCGCGGACGGTCGGATGAGCGAGCTCGCCTGATGGCCGGGCCTGCCCCGCGCCGGCGCCTCCCGCGCCTGCGTCGTCGCCGCGGCGGCGAGACGACCGAGACCACCGCCGTGGCCGAAGCGAACCGCGTCCCACGGGCGGACCGCTTCGGGCTGGGCGACCTGGTCCTCGAGGCGACCGTCG
Protein-coding sequences here:
- a CDS encoding DUF1304 domain-containing protein; its protein translation is MVIIGLALAGLAALVHVYIFYLESIAWTGARARATFGSGTAEQAQTQKALAFNQGFYNLFLAIAALLGIALLATGQTEVGATLVFTGAGSMVAASLVLILSDPSKASAALKQGVIPALAIASLIIGLATS
- a CDS encoding TetR/AcrR family transcriptional regulator, encoding MEPKHEEAPEDEQRAGLRERRRRETQRELSDAALDLFEERGVHGTTVDDIARRAGTSQRTFFRYFPTKEAAVFASADDSARVVDDAIEAVRGGASIVEGIERGWLRLLDHLDEHPDEHLRTLRVRRVVGSEPSLLALALCNEAEQVEQLMQAAVQATDRETDMVAVRAAVSTLALILRLTFDEWARRAELNERASIRRIYSETRRGVAAIARDLEGEPRRVG
- a CDS encoding DHA2 family efflux MFS transporter permease subunit, which encodes MRTGPVIALLVASAFVVILNETIMGVALPRLMVDLDITAATAQWLTTGFLLTMAVVIPLTGYLLARFPLRRIFFTAMTLFAAGTLIAALAPGFGMLLTGRVVQASGTAIMMPLLMTTVLNVVEPSRRGRMMGVISIVIAVAPAIGPTVSGLILSVLDWRWMFWLVLPIALLALALGAIWVKNVTETREARFDVASVILSAVGFGGLIFGLSSIGESAAGHAPVPVWIPLVVGALSLAAFVVRQLALQKQDAALLDLRTFRSRSFSLAVVLVVVVMSALFGSLILLPLYLQQVLGLDTLTVGLMLLPGGVLMGLIAPVVGALFDRFGPTPLVIPGMIVAAAALWGMTTFGTETSIGWIIAVHMTLNLGLGCVFTPLLTSALGSLPARLYSHGSATVSTLQQVAGAAGTALFVTLMSVGAAAAAAGGAAAVSATASGVHTAFFTGAVIASVAVALTFFVRKPEPVEAAPQVAAH
- a CDS encoding NADP-dependent oxidoreductase; protein product: MNNDTSTQIRLARRPEGWPTPDDFTVATVTLDEPAPGEVRVANAFVSVDPYMRGRMNDVRSYVPPYALGDVIAGGAIGRVVASASDALPVGTVVLHQHGWSDVVQADASTFRAVAELPGVPLSVRLHILGMTGLTAYVGLTAIARLQPGDTVFVSGAAGAVGTAVGQIAKLLGAGRVIGSAGSAEKAALLTAKYGYDAALDYKDAPVREQLATLAPEGVDVFFDNVGGDHLEAALDVMNTGGRIALCGAIAGYNSTEKSPGPDNMANMITRGLSATGFTLGSYLHLSPEFTERMTGWFAEGRIAYDETIVDGIENTVEAFLAMMRGANTGKMLVRIPEA
- a CDS encoding SDR family oxidoreductase encodes the protein MEQSDQYTFDNPITRYARVEPPVQHQPEPGVQADMDPVPDLGEETYRGSGRLFGRKALITGGDSGIGGATAIAFAREGADVVIVHLPAEQRDADRILGLIAEAGVRGHAIASDISDPDACRALVAEAAEFLGGIDILVNNAGKQVAVDRLEDLSDEQFAETFHTNVFANFWITKAALPHLPAGASIINTASLEAYKPAPDRLDYAATKAAINNFSKGLSQQLAPRGIRVNVVAPGPVWSALQVSHGVSDEQMRAFDDESTYQRAGQPAEIAPAFVFLASAESSYVSGETLNVNGGMVTP
- a CDS encoding TetR/AcrR family transcriptional regulator yields the protein MGRTQTYVRADVVRAARSVFWDQGYEGAALPDLERVTGLSRSSIYHGFGSKRGLFDAAVDSYLDEVIRPRLAPLRAEDVAPAALGEYLSGLHAALMRPGSLPASSGCLLVNTAAAPIARDETVARVVADYRAELRSAFGRGVAARRPELDEFERGLLADACTGLVVSAFVLVRVDAAGAGDALQTALALVEGTTPTS
- a CDS encoding CGNR zinc finger domain-containing protein — protein: MQLNPYGEYAVMLAASLANDWPADRDGVVERSYEFGMTAVYAPASDSDLDRTRLVVDGWLDVVDAPTAEHRAALLNRRMAEATAYPRLTDHDGGWHLHYRDDDQRLPQVLGAVIAVGTALHLTTRGMDRLGRCAAGDAPGDPCRNVVVDITRNGRQRYCSVRCANRDGVRRHRARAAALPHGAA
- a CDS encoding WcbI family polysaccharide biosynthesis putative acetyltransferase, with the protein product MSTAQRDHELPDGFGVVVGNCQAESLRIVLDAPDRPTVRVPAVHEMTAADAERLHALLRRASFLVAQPVREDYHGLPLGTRQLAASLPATAALVTFPVVRYAGLHPFQAALHVPGVDEVPPVVAYHDVRTLAALIGLPVRDALDREGVLATADDSLAELRRREQDIDVAVSDLLHPTSAELMRTVNHPGNPIWMPLGERVLDALGDAGEPTDPGRPLLNSVRAPLEPWVVDAWGLSDEPHPHWLVGGVEIDPAEVAEAHIAWYRRHPLFVEGATTRLRATFARWRS